The Felis catus isolate Fca126 chromosome X, F.catus_Fca126_mat1.0, whole genome shotgun sequence genome includes a region encoding these proteins:
- the LOC102899102 gene encoding spermatid nuclear transition protein 4-like, producing the protein MKRSKRSMKQPAPRTKRKKGKKTSCQPKTRHGGKAQKKTKKTKRPLRRNVKNKPPQSSPSCLRMPHRRVRPTIFICYHKLNKTPSENEQSRNKKHWKLQPFQITSCAASKCRAWARNVESATAYCEVAIENCSDT; encoded by the exons ATGAAACGATCAAAGAGAAGCATGAAACAGCCAGCCCCaagaaccaaaagaaagaaggggaagaagactTCCTGTCAACCCAAGACCAGGCACGGCGGCAAG GCgcagaagaaaaccaagaagacAAAAAGACCCCTTCGAAGGAATGTGAAAAACAAACCGCCTCAGTCATCCCCCTCCTGTTTGAGAATGCCTCACAGAAGAGTAAGGCCAACTATATTCATCTGCTACCACAAGCTGAACAAGACACCGAGTGAGAATGAGCAGAGCAGGAACAAGAAACACTGGAAACTCCAACCATTCCAAATAACATCTTGTGCGGCCAGTAAATGCAGAGCCTGGGCCAGAAACGTAGAATCAGCTACGGCATATTGTGAAGTGGCTATAGAGAACTGTTCGGACACCTAG